A stretch of Rickettsia rickettsii DNA encodes these proteins:
- the tsaB gene encoding tRNA (adenosine(37)-N6)-threonylcarbamoyltransferase complex dimerization subunit type 1 TsaB, translating into MKILAFDTANNTASVAISENENILACIEELRPSMQAENLMPMIEDVMKSAKCSYDDLDYLAVTNGPGSFTGIRIGLASAKGILFSKENIKAVAVSNFEYAYFRAITQVKDYDKIYVFLNAYRSQLYMQVFHKSGQIEEPLLIDFEYAIKLLTNEKENIVCCGSGLEFIYHQIMHLPNIITLPRFARVKAWVTCRYIASRLSSDVKLNSSIEPLYIRPPDAKIAINYAIPS; encoded by the coding sequence ATGAAAATACTAGCATTTGACACAGCCAATAATACTGCATCGGTAGCAATATCCGAAAATGAGAATATCCTTGCATGTATAGAAGAATTACGTCCTTCTATGCAAGCAGAAAATCTAATGCCGATGATAGAAGACGTGATGAAATCAGCTAAATGTTCATATGATGATTTAGATTATTTAGCTGTAACTAACGGACCCGGTAGCTTTACCGGCATTAGAATAGGACTTGCTAGTGCTAAAGGTATATTATTTTCCAAGGAGAATATTAAAGCAGTAGCGGTTAGCAATTTTGAATATGCTTATTTTAGAGCCATAACTCAAGTTAAAGATTATGATAAAATATATGTCTTTTTAAACGCTTATCGCTCACAGCTTTATATGCAAGTTTTTCATAAATCAGGACAAATAGAAGAGCCGTTATTGATAGATTTCGAGTATGCTATAAAACTGCTTACAAATGAGAAAGAAAATATAGTTTGTTGCGGTAGCGGACTTGAATTTATATATCACCAAATTATGCATTTGCCGAATATAATAACCTTGCCACGTTTTGCACGAGTTAAAGCTTGGGTTACCTGTAGATATATTGCTAGTAGATTGTCGAGCGATGTAAAATTAAATAGCTCTATCGAGCCACTATACATACGCCCTCCTGATGCTAAAATCGCAATCAATTATGCCATTCCTAGTTAA
- the recO gene encoding DNA repair protein RecO, protein MNIKDIGVIIAKKPLKENTFIITVFTKNHGLYSGVVKEFSKKSKFIYQEGNIIDFLWQARLHEHIGMAKCELIKSYTGYFITNKTKLYAFNSVISLIKELFHEREEHSKFFSFLINYLDNLSKHFCFRDYINFELALLAETGYKLDLTKCGVSHVTTDLIYVSPKSARALSYEVGKPYKDKLLMLPRFLLSDNSEITLEEKRQALALTNYFFNRYLFHNNRQVEARQTFIEYTLNNF, encoded by the coding sequence ATGAATATCAAAGATATAGGAGTAATAATTGCTAAAAAACCTTTGAAAGAAAATACATTTATTATTACGGTTTTTACTAAAAATCATGGTTTATATTCAGGAGTTGTAAAAGAATTTTCTAAAAAAAGTAAATTTATATATCAAGAAGGGAATATTATAGATTTTCTTTGGCAGGCAAGATTACATGAACATATTGGCATGGCTAAATGTGAACTCATTAAATCTTACACCGGTTATTTTATCACAAATAAAACTAAATTATATGCTTTTAATTCCGTTATATCTTTAATCAAAGAGTTATTTCATGAAAGAGAAGAACATTCTAAATTTTTTTCATTTCTAATTAACTATTTAGATAATTTATCAAAGCATTTTTGTTTTCGTGATTATATTAATTTTGAGCTAGCTTTACTTGCCGAGACGGGTTATAAGCTTGATCTTACCAAGTGCGGCGTGAGCCATGTTACAACTGATTTAATCTATGTATCACCTAAATCAGCTAGAGCATTATCATATGAAGTAGGAAAACCTTATAAAGATAAATTATTGATGTTACCAAGATTTTTACTTTCAGATAATAGTGAGATTACATTAGAAGAAAAACGGCAAGCTTTAGCTCTAACAAACTATTTTTTTAATAGATATTTATTTCATAATAATAGACAGGTTGAAGCACGCCAAACTTTTATTGAATATACTTTAAATAATTTTTAG
- the nusA gene encoding transcription termination factor NusA: protein MSNVGNVEILQIIDSVAREKGISKEILISTVEQAVQAAGRKKYGNEYNIKAQINRKTGEINLLRILKIVEDVEDYLTQISLEEALIKNPEAKIGDEIYEYLPPIDHARVSAQAAKQVITQRVIEAEREKQYHDFKDRKGEIINGIVKRIEYGDIIVDLSRAEAIIKKDQLIKGENFKPNDRIKAYVQDVRQETKGPQIFLSRVDNQMLVKLFKLEVPEILESIIQIKSVARDPGSKAKIAVFASDSSIDPVGSCVGIRGNRVKAVTNELNGEKIDIVLWSNDLAQFIVNALAPLAPGEITKILIDEDRHKVEVVVSQENQSIAIGRRGQNVRLASQLTGWNIDIMTEEQESKRRNEEFLTSTALFMEALDVEEVIGQLLSVTGFNSVEQIASSEISTLTRIEGFEEELAVEIKNRAINYVDLKNEKIIKKLEDLGVEQELIDILELSLELILQFAEYGIKTIEDLGEMSVNEFKNLAPNSNITDENIKLLIKTARQHGALKDS from the coding sequence ATGTCTAATGTAGGTAATGTAGAAATTTTACAAATTATAGATTCTGTGGCTCGTGAGAAAGGAATATCAAAAGAAATTTTGATTTCAACGGTTGAACAAGCGGTACAAGCAGCAGGACGAAAAAAATACGGTAATGAATATAATATTAAAGCTCAGATAAATAGGAAAACCGGTGAGATAAATCTTTTAAGGATCTTAAAAATAGTAGAAGATGTAGAAGATTACTTAACGCAAATCTCACTTGAAGAAGCTTTAATAAAGAATCCGGAAGCTAAAATCGGTGATGAGATATATGAATATTTACCGCCGATTGATCATGCTAGAGTATCGGCTCAAGCTGCAAAACAAGTTATAACGCAACGTGTTATAGAAGCTGAACGTGAAAAACAATATCATGACTTTAAAGATAGAAAAGGCGAAATTATAAATGGGATAGTTAAGAGAATAGAATACGGTGATATAATAGTTGACCTGAGTCGTGCTGAAGCAATAATAAAAAAAGATCAATTAATTAAGGGGGAGAATTTTAAACCTAATGATCGTATAAAAGCATATGTACAGGATGTAAGGCAAGAAACAAAAGGACCACAGATTTTCTTGTCTAGAGTAGATAACCAGATGCTAGTTAAACTATTTAAGCTAGAAGTACCTGAAATTCTTGAATCTATTATTCAAATAAAATCAGTAGCACGTGATCCCGGTTCAAAAGCAAAAATAGCGGTATTTGCTTCGGATAGTAGTATAGATCCCGTAGGCTCATGCGTAGGTATTAGAGGTAATAGAGTAAAAGCCGTAACAAATGAATTAAACGGAGAGAAAATTGATATAGTATTATGGAGTAATGATCTTGCACAGTTTATAGTTAATGCTCTTGCACCGCTTGCACCTGGGGAAATCACAAAAATTTTGATTGATGAGGATAGGCATAAGGTAGAAGTAGTAGTTTCGCAAGAAAATCAAAGTATTGCAATAGGTAGAAGAGGGCAGAATGTTCGTTTAGCTTCTCAGCTTACAGGTTGGAATATCGATATAATGACCGAAGAGCAAGAATCAAAAAGAAGAAATGAAGAGTTCTTAACTTCTACGGCATTATTTATGGAAGCTTTAGATGTTGAAGAAGTTATAGGTCAGCTTTTATCGGTAACGGGATTTAATTCAGTAGAACAAATTGCTAGTAGTGAGATTAGTACTTTAACAAGAATTGAAGGCTTTGAGGAAGAACTTGCCGTAGAGATTAAAAATCGAGCTATTAATTACGTTGACCTTAAGAATGAAAAGATTATCAAAAAGCTAGAGGATCTAGGAGTTGAGCAAGAATTAATAGATATATTAGAATTATCGCTTGAATTAATATTACAATTTGCCGAATATGGTATAAAGACCATAGAAGATTTAGGAGAGATGAGTGTAAATGAATTTAAAAATTTAGCTCCAAATTCTAATATAACGGACGAAAATATTAAATTGCTGATTAAAACTGCTAGACAGCATGGTGCATTGAAGGATAGTTAG
- the rimP gene encoding ribosome maturation factor RimP has product MQTIEQQITNVIEESLTDMGFELVLVKFKGVNPKVVEILIDSLNSEKVSVEDCTKASRTISAILDVEDLIEAAYSLEVASSGLERPLVKFENYNRFLEREVKIKLKELLNGKTRYQGKIIKAENNKIYLKCEEQEVLIDYDLIKNANLVLTEEVFKKLLKQ; this is encoded by the coding sequence ATGCAAACTATTGAACAACAAATAACAAACGTAATAGAAGAATCCTTGACAGATATGGGGTTTGAGTTAGTTCTTGTGAAGTTTAAAGGTGTTAACCCTAAAGTAGTCGAGATATTGATTGATAGCTTAAACAGCGAAAAAGTATCTGTAGAAGATTGTACTAAAGCAAGTAGGACTATCTCCGCTATTCTAGATGTTGAAGATTTAATAGAAGCTGCATATTCTTTAGAGGTAGCATCAAGCGGTCTTGAACGTCCGTTAGTAAAGTTTGAAAATTATAATAGATTTTTAGAAAGAGAAGTTAAAATCAAACTTAAAGAATTATTGAACGGCAAAACTCGTTATCAGGGTAAAATAATTAAAGCCGAAAATAATAAAATATATTTAAAATGTGAGGAACAAGAAGTACTAATTGATTATGATTTAATTAAAAATGCTAATCTAGTGTTAACTGAAGAAGTATTTAAAAAATTGCTAAAGCAATAA
- the infB gene encoding translation initiation factor IF-2 — translation MTDNQEIKPKKLTLGNSKLSLNKSFDSLTGAQSFVNAKSKTLVEVRKSSTGSATTLSLNKERNSLDQTVIDANKEEFNRRLSILKKAAEQSQLNDPSKISTLSKLASINQSANSKIEPLETDKEVEQKQQNTEDNKVEVSAKIVQDDKDIPSQIPKKKEETFVKSPLVGMRTRYGIESEKELDKTADSKIIAPKIKLEEPKKIKKADLFNMLSDDESGSCRTRSLASIKRAREKEKRKLASQAPEKVYREVTIPEVIGVGDLANAMSERVADVIKELMKLGILANASQTIDADTAELVATNLGHTVKRVQESDVENVLISDDKVEDLRTRAPVVTVMGHVDHGKTSLLDALKSTDVAAGELGGITQHIGAYRVTLADGRAITFIDTPGHEAFSEMRSRGAKVTDIVIIVVAADDGIKTQTVEAINHAKAAGVPIIVAINKIDKPDIDIERVKNELYVHEIIGEEVGGDVMIIPISALKKINLDKLEEAILLIAEMQDLKANPFGSAAGVVIESKIEQGRGTLTTILVQRGTLRNSDIIIAGTAYGKVKKMTNDKGLEIVEATPSVPVEIQGLNEVPFAGDKFNIVQNEKQAKDIAEYRMRLAKEKKISIAPRSSLEDLFLKASGNSKIKELPLIIKGDVQGSVEAISGSLLKLPSDEIKLRILHSGVGPITESDVSLAHASSAIIVSFNVRAGANALTAAEKEKVDIRYYSIIYHLIDDIKAIMSGMLEPIVREQYIGSAEIRQIFNITKVGKIAGSYVTKGIIKKGAGVRLLRDNVVIHEGKLKTLKRFKDEVKEVREGYECGIAFENYEDIREGDTVEVFELIQEQRQL, via the coding sequence ATGACGGATAACCAGGAAATCAAACCCAAAAAGTTGACACTTGGCAATTCAAAATTATCGCTTAATAAGTCTTTTGACTCTCTTACAGGAGCTCAAAGCTTTGTTAATGCTAAATCTAAAACGCTAGTAGAAGTTAGAAAAAGCTCTACCGGTAGTGCTACTACCCTCTCATTAAATAAAGAGAGGAATAGCTTAGATCAAACTGTTATTGATGCTAATAAGGAAGAATTTAACAGACGTTTATCTATTCTTAAAAAAGCTGCTGAGCAATCTCAATTAAATGACCCTTCAAAAATAAGCACTTTAAGCAAACTTGCAAGTATTAACCAGTCTGCTAACTCCAAAATAGAACCGCTAGAAACTGATAAAGAAGTTGAACAAAAACAGCAAAATACCGAAGACAATAAAGTAGAAGTTAGTGCTAAAATCGTTCAAGATGATAAAGATATACCGTCACAAATACCTAAAAAGAAAGAAGAAACTTTTGTAAAGTCTCCTTTAGTAGGAATGCGAACACGTTACGGTATAGAATCAGAGAAAGAATTAGATAAAACAGCAGATAGTAAAATAATAGCACCAAAAATTAAGCTAGAAGAGCCAAAAAAAATCAAAAAAGCCGATCTTTTCAATATGCTTAGCGACGACGAAAGCGGCAGCTGTAGAACTAGAAGTCTTGCTTCTATAAAAAGAGCTAGAGAAAAAGAAAAGCGTAAATTAGCATCACAAGCACCTGAGAAAGTATATAGAGAAGTGACGATCCCGGAAGTTATCGGAGTCGGCGATCTTGCAAATGCTATGTCTGAAAGAGTGGCTGATGTAATTAAAGAATTAATGAAACTCGGTATTCTTGCAAATGCTAGCCAAACAATAGATGCCGATACGGCAGAACTAGTTGCAACAAATTTAGGGCATACGGTAAAAAGAGTCCAAGAGTCAGATGTTGAAAATGTTTTAATTAGTGATGATAAGGTTGAGGATTTAAGAACGCGTGCTCCGGTTGTGACGGTAATGGGTCATGTCGATCATGGTAAAACCTCATTGCTTGACGCTCTTAAGTCTACAGATGTTGCTGCAGGTGAGCTAGGCGGAATTACACAACATATTGGGGCTTATAGAGTAACTCTTGCAGACGGTAGAGCAATTACTTTTATTGATACTCCGGGGCATGAAGCTTTTTCGGAAATGCGGTCAAGAGGTGCTAAAGTAACGGATATAGTTATTATAGTGGTCGCAGCAGATGATGGAATCAAAACGCAAACGGTTGAGGCAATTAATCATGCGAAAGCAGCGGGCGTTCCTATAATTGTAGCTATTAATAAGATTGATAAGCCTGATATTGATATTGAACGTGTAAAGAACGAATTATATGTCCATGAAATTATCGGCGAAGAGGTAGGTGGTGACGTTATGATTATTCCTATCTCGGCACTAAAGAAAATTAACTTAGATAAACTTGAAGAAGCAATTTTATTAATTGCAGAAATGCAGGATTTAAAGGCAAATCCTTTCGGTTCAGCTGCCGGTGTTGTAATCGAGTCAAAAATTGAACAAGGAAGAGGAACGCTAACCACTATATTAGTGCAGCGAGGTACTTTAAGAAACAGTGATATTATAATAGCTGGTACTGCTTACGGTAAAGTTAAAAAGATGACTAATGATAAGGGACTAGAAATAGTAGAAGCAACTCCGTCTGTTCCTGTAGAAATTCAGGGGTTAAATGAAGTGCCTTTTGCCGGCGATAAATTTAACATAGTACAAAATGAGAAACAAGCAAAAGATATAGCCGAATATAGAATGCGTCTTGCTAAAGAAAAAAAAATATCTATTGCACCGCGTTCAAGTTTAGAAGATTTGTTTTTAAAAGCTTCCGGTAATAGTAAAATTAAGGAATTACCTTTAATTATTAAAGGTGATGTTCAAGGGTCGGTTGAAGCTATTTCAGGTAGCTTATTAAAATTACCGAGTGATGAGATAAAGCTTCGTATACTTCATAGTGGCGTAGGTCCGATAACGGAATCCGATGTATCTCTTGCACATGCTTCTTCGGCTATTATTGTCAGCTTTAACGTTAGAGCAGGGGCAAATGCCTTAACTGCCGCAGAAAAAGAAAAAGTCGATATTCGATATTATAGTATAATATATCATTTAATTGATGATATAAAAGCCATTATGAGCGGTATGCTTGAGCCGATCGTTAGAGAGCAGTATATCGGAAGCGCAGAAATTAGACAAATATTTAATATTACCAAAGTTGGCAAAATCGCCGGTAGCTATGTAACTAAAGGGATTATTAAGAAAGGAGCAGGCGTACGCTTATTACGTGATAATGTAGTCATTCATGAAGGAAAACTCAAAACTTTAAAACGCTTTAAAGATGAAGTTAAAGAAGTTAGAGAAGGATATGAGTGTGGTATAGCATTTGAAAATTACGAAGATATTAGAGAAGGAGACACAGTTGAAGTTTTTGAGCTAATTCAAGAACAAAGACAATTATAA